Within the Phaseolus vulgaris cultivar G19833 chromosome 9, P. vulgaris v2.0, whole genome shotgun sequence genome, the region GAGCCTTGAGCGGGTTAATATCAATACAAGCTGGGTTGAGAGTGTTCGGAAGGAAGATAGCCTTGCTGATGCTGTGAAGGAACTGGCATACAGAAATTATTAGTCTCTTGTCTAGAGTGCTACTTCAACTTTCTTCTGTCTGTCAATCTTACTGTCTTTGCTGAGCATGAACCTCGCGAGTTGCCTCACCAAGTAATAAAAATAGACTTAACATCTCATTTCGTGGGTATAaatgtcaattttttttgtgtCCTTTTTAAATCTGGgttttttgttatttaaaaGTCACCGATTTTACTCCATTTAACGTGATAAATGTGACAAATAGAGATTGTCACAATATTATTGCATTGAATCATATACCCATGTCTCATAGGTTACGGTACTGCCTGTGGGGATGTGCAGAGACGACTAGAAGATGAATAATGCTTAGAATTTTTAATGGGGGAAATGTGGCAAAAATTCGATGTCATCTGCTCCTCCTTGTTGCTAATCACATCCTTAACATGTTAGCAAAAGACCAGCCATAAAGTAATCTCATTCATACTTAATATTAATCTTATAGTTGGATTTTCTTTTCAGCACGGAAAATCCCAGAAGCTAACtgaattttatttatacacCGTTAATGGGGGTGTGTGTTTGCGTgtaattataaatttgtatgtATGCGTTTGTCTTTCATCAGACTAAGGGTGGggcaaaaaattcaaattacaaaattcaaatctatattagttttaatccatttaaatggatttatctcaaattcatatttttggattttaaatccaatccatttaattggatatatggattagatatagattggatacatttttggattattcaaattgtattttggatTGGATTTTTACTTGGCCCGATCTAGGTTGATCCAAGACAATTCAAGCCAAAGTTGAGCAAAGTCGGCCCAACTCCACATCGAGCTGAGTCGTTTGGGCCCAAATCGAATTGAGTAGGTATGGGCCAAAGTCGAGCCAAGTCATTTCGGGCCAAAGTCGAGTCAATATCCAGACGAGCGGGGTCGGGCTCATATCCAAACGACAGGGCCAAGGCTGATTTTGAGCCGAGCGGGCCCAGGTTGATGTCGATGTCGGGTCGAGCATGCCTGAGCCCAAGTTGAGCCAAGTGGGCTCCATGTCAAGCCTACCAGTCTCGGGCCCATTGAGCAGGCCTGGGCCAAAGTCAAGCCGAGTAGGCCTGGCCTGATGTTGAGACAAGCAAGCTCGGGTCTGGGCAGATGTCGAGTCATCTCGGCCCGGGCATATGTAGAGTCGTCCCGGCCCGGGCAGATGTTGATTCGTCGGGGCCCATGCCGATGTCGAGTAGTGCGGGCCCGAGACGATGTCGAGTCATCCCGGCCCGGGcagatgtcgagtcgttcgggcccgggccgatgtcgagttgtcCGGGCTCGGGCGCCTGAGGTCGAGTCCTTCGGGGTCGGGCCGAGGTTAGTCATCTGGGGTCGGGTCGGGGTCGTGCGAGCCCGGGTCGAGGTCGAGTTCTTCGGGGTCGAGTTGTGCGGGCCCGGCGAGGTCAAGCCGAGCAGGCTCGGcttgatgtcgagccgagcaggCCCGGGCTAATGTCGAGTCATCTGAGCCCGGACTGATTTTGAGTTGTGCGGGCCTGGGTAGAAGTTGAGTCGTGCGGGcctgggtcgatgtcgagttgtctaggctcgggccgatgtcgagttgtgCGTGGGTTGAAACCGTTTAGTGCGGGTCCAGGTCGACATCGAGTCGTGCGGGCCTGGGTCGAAGTTGAGTCGTGCGGGCCCgtgccgatgtcgagtcgtgtAGGCCCAACCAATGTTGAGTTGTGTGAGCTCGGGTCGACGTCGAGGTCGGGCCCGAGTTGAAGTCGAGTCCTGCAGGCCCGTGTTCAAGTCGAAGTCGAGTTGTGTGGGCCCGGGTCAACGTAACGTTGAGTCTTCCGGACCCGGGCGATGTTGAGTCGTGTGAGCTCGGGTCGACGTAGAGTCGTGCGGGCCCGGGGTCGACGTCGAGTTGTGCGAGCCCGGGCTAAGTCGAGTCGTTTGAGAAATTCGGACCCGGGTCAAGGTCGAGTCGTGCGAGCTCGAtctgggtcgatgtcgagttgtGCGGGTCCAAGTTGAGTTGTGCACAGAACGAAATCGAGTCGTGCGGCCCGGATCGAGTACTccggtaaaaaaaaaatcattttatggGTACTAGCATTTACGGAGCACAAGtcattttgtttaataataataataacaataatacatTTTCATAAAGCCAAAGTTGTAGAATGTAACAACCTGGCGCGGGTCAGAAGTCATTTTCTTCCAGTTTTATTTTGTTGCAAAACATGAAAACAGCACGAGCAGACACGTAGGACCTTAAGTTTGTTTGTCCTAGTGCTCGCGGCAATCTGAATCAGAACTCCAATGTTTGGATATTTATGTGTCATAAATCATAGCCATGAAAAggaaaatatctttaaaatggtggtttaatgaatataaatatCTTAAAAGTTGATCAATCTACAGtgatcttttaaaaaaaaaaagaatatgacAAGGTTGAATAGTGTTTGACAAGAATCCACATTCCTATTTATACGCAATTACTCTCATCCATGAACAAGAACAGTTATGCAATCACATACCAAAAATGcatattaaaatagaaatatataaCTGGAATTTTCTTAAGCAACCTTGTCCATAATTGTCCCCACCATCATCATTATTGCAGTACAACCACTGGAATTCAGTCATAACCAACAATGTCAGCCCACCACTGACATAAATTTCTAGAGCAGGCTCCAAATGGTTTGCTACATATTATTAGAAGGGGTGGATGATCACAAACTTGTAAACCACAATGCCAATTAGCTACTacctttttttataaacaacACAGGTTAAAACAATATGAAGTAAATACCTCACAGAGCCTTTGTTCTCGGAGGCATAATAATGAATACAATATGGTGACAGGATGGGCATGGAACTGGTCTCCTATACCAACCTACAAAAGCAGCAAAGATTTACATGGCCCCAATGTGGCACAGTGTACAAGGAGACTCTTAAATCAGTGAGTCATCTAGGGCGAGAGGTGGATGTATTGTACAGTGCTATTCTGATGCCCATATGAAAAATTTATGGGCAGAAAAAACTATATTTGATCATATTCAGCTTTCCATATCACCCAGGTGCAGTTGAAGAAACAGTCATCTCTTTgctcttaaatttttttctttgagcTTTCAAATCCACCACAATCACAGTGATGTTGTCTTTGCTTCCTTTCTGAAGGGCACGGTTTGATAGGTACTCTGCAGCTGCTTGTGCAGCAGGATCAATTCCATCTCCCCTTTCTGAGGGCAGTGCCAAGCCATTTTTCTTGTGCCAGAGAAGTATCCGCCGCCGTGCAATGTCACACACCTCTTCGTTTGTCATGACATCCCACAGGCCATCACTTGCCAGAATGAGGCATTCATCGTCTTTCGCACGAGGAACAAACTTCACCTCAGGGTCTGGAATAATCCATGGCTTCAAATACCTATCACCTGTAAAAGTCAAGGCAACAGTAAACAAAAACAGCTTTGGACAAAACAGTCTCAGTCACAACTTTTCAAGATGCAACCTCAATGAGCGCAAGTACACACTACAGGCACAAACAGATtaccaaaaaagaaaagaaaacaaagcaCAACCATTTTTAGTTTCCATAATCAGCATTACTCAAATCATATTCTAGTTTTGTTCTAGTAGATACTCACAATTAGATCAATTGGATACCTAAAAAACACAATATTCTTGTACTCAAATAACAATGCAGAtgaattaaaaaccatttaagaTTTTCAGTTTAAGTTCCGCAACATCTTAATTACGTATCTTAATGCTATATTTTGGAACTATTGTAAAGAATGTTGTGAAATGGATAAAAGCAAGTTTTATTTTCCCTTCACATTCCCTTTCTTTTGAATAAAACTTTTCAATTTTGAAACTCACGAGGGAGATTACTTTCTCGGCATTGTTTCCCCTATGATATATACCTTATCCAAAACAAAGTCAGTTCAACTTTATAGTGTGAATCATTGAATGTTGAAAGCAATTTTAAATTCTTAGATGGTTATTTGTAAATTCATTGTAACTCAACTAGATATTATAAATCTATTTAAGGCTAAgtaaaaacaaagacaaaatgTTATCCTTAATTGCATGCTTTTTCCAgatgaaaagcttttaattaaAGAACTGCACACAATTACAAGAATAAGTGAGAGTATGTACCTCAACTTTAAAAAGAACAAGAATAAAAGTAAGCAATTAACTTTAACCTTGAGTTTCAGAGACGAATTTGAAAATAGTGTTTTCACTTTATAAGAATGAGAGTATGTACGTTACAACTTTAGCAAGACTGGGACATGACTCAAAAGTTAAAATGAGAAAATGTAGGTAAATTATTAGTCCTCTGAAACAGAAGAGGGTAGATTGCATGACTTTTAGTCCTGTGAAAGAGAAGATCACTAAATCCACCAACAATATCTTCTGACTTACTAAATGTAGaaataatttaatgtaatttaagGTGGGTATTAACCTTTTCAATTAATACTTATTTTATAGAATATTAGGAGGGTTAGTAGGAAAACATAGCATTACTATTAAGTCATCAGTATCACAAGGAAATGAAAAGACtctaaaatttataattgttaACAATCTTGATAACATCATTTATATCAGAGATTAGAGTTCAGACATGAAGAATGCAACCAATGTTCCTTTTTTGCATTCATAAACTACGTTACCAATATGTGCATTGAGAAAAATTCCTTGTGACCAGCCATGCTAACCAAAAAACTCCCAAGTAACTATAATTATTACACTACAGGAAATAAAGTGAAATTTGTGATTAAACACATACCAATAGACCTTGACATTGCGAGAACACCAAAAACTCGGTGACCATTCCATTGTATAACCCTGCCTCCAGCTGCATCAATTCTTGCATATTCATCCGGTCGATTTGGCTACCATACAACaatcaaacaaaaattattCTGTTTAGTTAAAATTCTTCCAAAAGGAAAGGAGAAGCAAAACTATAATTGGAGGTAGCTTACTTTGTGGTCAACAGATAGGGCCATGGGTTCTTTGCCACGACACAGAACTGCTCTTGAATCACCACAGTTTGAGACTACAATATGAGATGAACATATAACAGCAACAACAGCAGTGGATCCAACAGTTTCTGGGGCAACAGGATCAGAATTAACTTCCCCCCCAACTTCAGAATCAACCTTCAAAAAGCAACCAGTGAAGGCTTTTTTCCACAGATCTTGACAATCATCCTTGGTGCTTTCAACTAATAGACCTTCCTTGATAGATTCTATTTCCTCAGCCAAGGCAAAATGCATGCGCTCGCTGCAATAATTTGCCACCTAAACGTAAACAAGCTCCATGTGAAGAATGCTAAATCATTGGACATTAGAACACgtaaaaagcaaaataaaacTTTACCTGAGAGCCACCATGGCCATCATAGACTCCAAAGAAATGTAGTGTCTGCTCCCTGAAACATTTGTCTATTCCATCAGGTACCCTATCACCAGTTAGCATTTGAATAGGAATTTTCAAAAATCGAGGTACAGCTGCAAGTGCATCTTCCATCTCAGGTCTTTTTCCACACACAGATGTAAATCCCCAAAGTGGGTTACAATCTAATTCAAAAACACTTCTACCAACTGTTCCACTCACAGATCTTTCCAGAGTTGGTTGATGAAGAGCACCTGTCGTAGGCTTTGGGCCAGATCTAACTCCTGTCTCTTCTTCAAGGCTAACTGCTACATCTGCCACTACATTTGACACACCCAAATCAGTAGCCCTGGCAGTGCTTTTCTCTATGTCTATGGAACTTCTTGTCCCTAAATCTGCAGAAACCTCAGAACCGATGAACTCATCTCCACAAAAACTAATATTCTCACTGGCTACTGAAAGAGAACTATCAATAATTGGATCACCTTCCAGCGATATCAAATCATCATCCTCAATTTCTGGGGTTAAAACTTCTTCACCGACAACCAAAGAGTTTATATTTTGGGACACCGTACCCAACATCGgaatttcttcttttcttccctGTTCAGGAGGTGTGACTGCTGCAGTACCAACTTCCTCCCCAAGACAATCACAGTCATGATCCTCATCTCCAATAAAAGTATCAGTAGAGACCTTAGTTATAGAATTGGATAACAACCCTGCATCTGTCATCAGCTTAATTCTGGACACATCCATGTGGGTTGTAATGGTTGGCTTATCACACACTGAATTACCTACTCTAAATGGCACTGCAACCGTGGTTGACATCTCCTCCATCAATATGCTTATCTATGTAGTACAAAAAGTTACCCTCCCACCCTACGGATATCACACAGCCTGTCATATTTCAACTAAATTATCACCGTCTTTTCTGGATGAAAACGATTCTGGAATGTCAAGTgtggatttaaaaaaaacatttcccATGTCTAGGAAGCCCAGAGACGGAGGCAAATTCAACCTTTGCAAATCATGGAATAGTTAAAAGGTGGTGAAAGTGAAATGGGGTTAGTCAGATCTGGTCAACAACAATGGATCCGAATTTCCATTTGCGGAAATTTCAATCGAAATTAGCTAGATTACACCCTTTTTCAAccattatcatatttttttttcaagattctTCTCTGTCTACCTCCGTCAACTCTGGTGAGAGAGAATCAGCCGAAACTTGAAAGAAACAAACTTTATCtgcaaaaaacaaaaaagattaaaacccacaaaaataagagagagagagaggaaaaaCAAAGCCAACACTCATTATCTCTAAGCACAAGAAATAATGAGTTAAAAGAAAGGGGTCATGAGAAAGAACCCCAGGAAAAGTAAAGTCTCAGGAATCACAAGGAAGCCCTCAAAAGATAACACCCTTTTTTCACACTACACCATGAGTTGCCTGGATCTGAGGCAACACGCCTCAACCTCGTCCAATACTAATAATCataaaatgaaagaaagaaaaaaaaaggtaaaagaaataaagaagaaaaagatattcATTACCTAATTTTGTCAACCATGTAGAGTCTCGTTTCTTCCTTCCTTCCTTCgtttcttttctcttctcacTGCCTTGTCTTCTGACTGTGACACCAGAGACCCATgatggaagaagaaagaaagaatcaagagaaaaaataaaaacacgGACTTTCCTTAATCCAAACCATTTTAGTGAATATAAATTAACAGCTTTGCTGGGTGTGATATAGATAGATATAATAAGCATACCTGAGTGTGTTGGGGTGTGTGTTGGAAGCGAGAAAGGGAGtggagaagaaagaaagaaaatgaccaaaatataagtaaaaaaagaaacttttattgaaagaaaaatggGCTGAAAAGAGAAAGGGGCAACATAGAAAAAAGAGAAGTAgggtgttgttgttgttgtgttgtgTGAGAGAAGACAATGGAGTTGGACAGATGTCAAATCTTGAAGAGCATATTAAAGCATCTCCACCCATCCATCCCTCCATCCCCAACTTCCCTTTCACTTTTCACTATTCAATCTAATCTTCacttttttcatatataatttaCTTTCCTCATCAAGGAATCATGCTTCTAATGTAACACATGTCTTTTATTCCTAATGCAGTCATTTTTAGATAAGGAGATTCTCTTTCTAAAgtatataaaattgtattttagaCCTCATTTTTTTCTATAGTATATTATAAAAGTGCACccttttttttacatatataacATGCTAATAGGATCcttcaaatttataataattttgaattttcagaATTTAATTGCATAAGTATCACAGTTACATGATTTTAATTCCCAGACATGTCATAAGCTATCAATAGTATAGTGTAAATATATTTCAATTGAGAAAGGAACTAAAAtctcatattaaaatatttaattggtATAATTAGAACCTGAAATCTAAAATTATGATACCTTAAACTCCTTTTGATAAATTCTTAAATGAAATGTATGCCTTTCCATTTAGAgagcaaaaaaaaaatttcagtgCTACAGTTACACGTATTATATGTAGAATTAATtttgtgagaaaaaaaataaaattttcaataggaTATAATTGCTTGGAGGAACAAAGacacaaataattttatatttatattttacaaaaaaaattcactttatcaaataaataaaagtaattcttctcaattatttaaaatattacatgtaaatacatatcaatttaaaaaacaactatttccataaaaaatattattttcaaaattagttatgccaaaaattaaaaaaaaaacggtTCCTCAATCATTACTAGTTGAGAATAaatagtaattttaatttatatattttaaaaataaggaaataaatatctttttttctttaaaatgtgTTCAGTTGAAGAAAAGTTTAGTCCAACTTCGTAATAGAATTGCAAAAAGACATCTGCCTGAATTGAGAGTTCTTTCAGAGGGCAACTTTAATATTCTCTATATCAATGTGaggaatattaataatatataactaataCAAACTTTATAACACTTTTACTATTGATTGAATTTTAGAATTCACGAAGATTTTAGAAAGACTCGTACATTTTTTCATTTAaagaattttgatatttttttatttaacagttaaaataataaaaaatattgaaaactataatagaaatatattgaatatgatttttgttaacaaaattataattaaaatttggtTTGAAAATCACAATATAATGAATGTCAATATAAATGGTATAGATCTTGAGATGTCAGTCTAAGATATAATCTAACTGATATATATAAGTTGTATAATGATGCATAATAgaaaagtttttatataaaaaaatataaatggtatGAGTGTTCTTGAGTCCATggaataacaaattattttaacgaatatatataaataaaaagctAGTATTTAAGACATGATAATTGTAATTTGAAAGTTTTGAATTGAAGGGAAGGGCGAAAGTAGTAGTACTACTAGTTGACTTAAAATCAAAAGGAATGCCCAAAGAGTGAGTGTGGAAAAGGCTGTGTTGATGATCAATCATTGATGTTGTTTGTGACGTATTCTCATCCTGGGCTCATTGAAGTCAGCAATTGGGATACGAGAAAAGCTTATGAACTCTGATCTTAAAATATTATCACATGTTCAGCAGAAACTAGTTTAGTGACTTTCACCTGCTGCTGTATTTTTACAAgtttaacaaaacaaaaaaatagccTTTGGACATTTTCATTGGAAAGTGATCATCACAAAAAGATGAGACACTAGACTTTTCGTCATATATAATGTGTTTGTTTTTGTGTTATTTGAAAGGGGTGTCCCACCAATGAAATCAGGGTCCCACAATCCACCATTACATTAGTCATCCACGAATTAATTAATACACAGGCACAtagtcaaaatatatttttttttcattccatATCAACTTCTATCAAGATGTAATATAAAACATTCCATGTATTTaaacttttgtttttcattcctataaTATAACACTAAAATTGATATACGATTAAACAACaggaattaattaaaaaataaaaggcatACAATTGAATTAGAAACATTTTTctcataaaatcaatttaaactATCAAATCCTCACCTTTTTAGATAAAGACACAAGTATTTGAAGACAATTATGGTGAAGCTGATAAGATTAGCTTGAATAATGTATCTCCTTTCTTAACCACCAAAAAAAcgtaaaatagaaaagaaaaag harbors:
- the LOC137821326 gene encoding protein phosphatase 2C 50-like, with protein sequence MEEMSTTVAVPFRVGNSVCDKPTITTHMDVSRIKLMTDAGLLSNSITKVSTDTFIGDEDHDCDCLGEEVGTAAVTPPEQGRKEEIPMLGTVSQNINSLVVGEEVLTPEIEDDDLISLEGDPIIDSSLSVASENISFCGDEFIGSEVSADLGTRSSIDIEKSTARATDLGVSNVVADVAVSLEEETGVRSGPKPTTGALHQPTLERSVSGTVGRSVFELDCNPLWGFTSVCGKRPEMEDALAAVPRFLKIPIQMLTGDRVPDGIDKCFREQTLHFFGVYDGHGGSQVANYCSERMHFALAEEIESIKEGLLVESTKDDCQDLWKKAFTGCFLKVDSEVGGEVNSDPVAPETVGSTAVVAVICSSHIVVSNCGDSRAVLCRGKEPMALSVDHKPNRPDEYARIDAAGGRVIQWNGHRVFGVLAMSRSIGDRYLKPWIIPDPEVKFVPRAKDDECLILASDGLWDVMTNEEVCDIARRRILLWHKKNGLALPSERGDGIDPAAQAAAEYLSNRALQKGSKDNITVIVVDLKAQRKKFKSKEMTVSSTAPG